In Pleurocapsa sp. PCC 7319, the following are encoded in one genomic region:
- a CDS encoding Coenzyme F420 hydrogenase/dehydrogenase, beta subunit C-terminal domain, translating into MTVSSHKKAKALKAGSRRPAKELCSECGLCDTYYIHYVKEACAFLNQQIAELETVAHGRSRNLDNEDDWYFGVSQEMMAARKKKPIEGAQWTGIVSTIACEMLEQGLVEGVVCVQNTAEDRFQPMPVIARTPEEVLAAKVNKPTLSPNLNVLEQIEQSGMKRLLVIGVGCQIQALRAVEQELGLEKLYVLGTPCVDNVSREGLQKFLETTSRSPETVVHYEFMQDFRIHFKHEDGSIEKVPFFGLKTNQLKDVFAPSCMSCFDYVNSLADLVVGYMGAPFGWQWIVVRNETGKEMLDLVRDQLNTQPVASQGDRQQAVQQSIPAYDKGVTLPMWAAKMMGVVIERIGPKGLEYARFSIDSHFTRNYLYLKRNYPQKLEQHVPEYAQKIVGQYKLPE; encoded by the coding sequence ATGACTGTTTCTTCCCACAAGAAAGCTAAGGCATTAAAAGCTGGCAGCCGTCGCCCGGCTAAAGAATTGTGCAGTGAATGTGGACTTTGCGACACTTACTATATTCACTATGTCAAAGAGGCTTGCGCTTTTCTCAATCAACAAATAGCTGAATTAGAAACAGTCGCTCATGGTCGTAGCCGTAACTTAGACAATGAAGATGATTGGTATTTTGGTGTCAGTCAAGAAATGATGGCTGCCCGTAAGAAAAAGCCGATTGAAGGTGCGCAGTGGACCGGAATTGTCAGTACGATCGCCTGTGAAATGCTAGAACAAGGTTTGGTAGAAGGAGTAGTATGCGTCCAAAACACGGCTGAAGATCGTTTTCAGCCTATGCCAGTAATTGCTAGAACACCCGAAGAAGTATTGGCTGCGAAGGTGAATAAACCTACTCTTTCTCCTAACTTAAATGTCTTAGAACAGATTGAACAGTCGGGGATGAAACGCCTGTTAGTAATTGGTGTGGGCTGCCAAATACAAGCATTGCGAGCTGTAGAACAGGAATTAGGCTTAGAAAAGCTCTATGTATTGGGTACACCCTGCGTCGATAACGTTAGTCGTGAAGGGTTACAGAAGTTTCTGGAAACTACTAGTAGATCTCCTGAAACTGTGGTGCATTACGAATTTATGCAGGACTTTCGGATTCACTTTAAACATGAAGATGGCTCTATCGAAAAAGTTCCTTTCTTTGGCTTAAAAACCAATCAGTTAAAAGATGTGTTTGCTCCTTCCTGTATGAGTTGCTTTGATTACGTTAATTCTCTCGCTGATTTAGTAGTTGGCTACATGGGTGCACCTTTTGGTTGGCAGTGGATTGTAGTCCGCAACGAAACTGGTAAAGAAATGCTGGATTTGGTAAGAGACCAATTAAACACTCAACCAGTAGCGTCTCAAGGCGATCGCCAACAGGCAGTACAGCAGAGTATTCCTGCTTACGACAAGGGCGTGACCTTACCCATGTGGGCAGCCAAAATGATGGGAGTAGTCATCGAGCGTATTGGTCCCAAAGGATTAGAATATGCACGTTTTTCTATTGATTCTCACTTTACCCGCAACTATCTTTACTTAAAACGTAACTATCCCCAGAAGCTAGAGCAGCACGTACCTGAATATGCTCAAAAAATTGTCGGACAATATAAACTACCTGAATAG
- a CDS encoding SDR family oxidoreductase, giving the protein MSQKTTLAKQVILITGASSGIGAALAETLAIQYTGIRLILASRNQSQLEAVATKCLKHDADVLVIPTDLAQVEQVKSLAEKSIAHYGRVDVLVNNAGYGLMGPVELIPSAAAKEQLAVNFHAPFVLTQALIPVMRSQGGGKIINVSSLAGRMPFPAAGMYSCSKCALEALSDVLRMELKAFKIQVSIIEPGPVITDFFRVAWQKVQETIPNYDQTPYAPIFKNIEAIDAQLDLLGWSAAKTAKAIAKVISKPHPKPRYILATGGNILVFLMNKVLPTWIRDEFWKRFYGVHKIKWSGTESNSEKQ; this is encoded by the coding sequence ATGAGTCAAAAAACCACACTAGCAAAACAAGTAATTTTAATTACAGGTGCTTCTAGTGGCATCGGCGCAGCCTTAGCCGAAACTTTAGCGATTCAATATACTGGTATTCGCCTCATTTTAGCTTCTCGTAATCAATCGCAATTGGAGGCAGTGGCAACTAAATGCCTTAAACATGATGCTGATGTTTTAGTAATCCCCACCGACTTAGCTCAAGTGGAACAGGTAAAATCTTTAGCCGAGAAAAGCATCGCCCATTATGGACGAGTTGATGTTTTGGTTAACAATGCCGGTTATGGGCTAATGGGACCCGTTGAACTTATTCCTTCCGCAGCAGCCAAAGAACAGCTAGCCGTTAACTTTCATGCTCCTTTCGTTTTAACTCAAGCTCTAATTCCTGTAATGCGATCGCAGGGTGGCGGTAAAATTATTAACGTTAGTTCTTTGGCGGGCAGAATGCCCTTCCCCGCAGCAGGGATGTATAGCTGTTCTAAATGTGCTTTAGAAGCTCTTAGCGATGTACTGCGGATGGAACTCAAAGCTTTTAAGATTCAGGTTAGTATTATCGAGCCAGGACCAGTTATTACAGACTTTTTTCGCGTAGCTTGGCAAAAAGTACAAGAAACTATCCCTAACTACGACCAAACTCCTTATGCTCCGATATTTAAAAATATTGAAGCCATTGATGCTCAACTCGATTTACTAGGCTGGAGTGCAGCAAAAACAGCTAAAGCGATCGCTAAAGTAATTTCTAAACCTCACCCCAAACCTCGCTATATTTTAGCCACAGGAGGCAACATTTTAGTCTTCCTCATGAACAAAGTTCTCCCAACTTGGATAAGAGACGAATTCTGGAAACGGTTCTATGGTGTTCACAAGATTAAGTGGTCAGGAACAGAATCTAACTCTGAAAAACAGTAG
- a CDS encoding trypsin-like serine protease: MVAINNDVEESISLELAEPIDAVGRLDIVTSRSAFFVRYNTGTATLVSPNKILTAAHIIDPDLDGQIDVEDPSEYSFLLGDDLDDFGEGAEQNLQISQVSLHPSWVASETNRVQEIDGKEVINSQYDLAVLTLETNVTDVPPIPIAPNIVELADSASLLGKKGTIVGYGKFGSTSANSAGDGSRRAAENIIDSVENGLIRFDYDSPYEYQQDLDTGINHPNLDGSTPELIPVPDSSPIPIPLEGGTGQGDSGGPLLVASDLGTPVVVGVASQFIDTEVIISALSGYGSVYVYSALNDPATLEFLAAENIVNLEPAIATSAVVGSDFEAVDTELSGNDISATIPNLEFSEIDSSPLEQADILIAQDELNLSPNDDSIDFI; the protein is encoded by the coding sequence GGAGTCAATTTCCCTTGAATTAGCAGAACCAATAGATGCAGTTGGCAGGCTAGATATAGTAACTTCTCGATCAGCTTTTTTTGTTAGATATAACACTGGTACGGCTACTTTAGTCAGCCCCAATAAAATTCTTACTGCGGCTCATATAATAGATCCCGATTTAGATGGTCAGATTGATGTTGAAGATCCCTCAGAATATTCATTTTTGCTAGGTGACGATTTAGACGATTTTGGAGAAGGTGCTGAACAGAATCTGCAAATTTCTCAGGTTAGTTTACATCCATCTTGGGTTGCCTCGGAAACTAATAGAGTTCAGGAAATCGATGGCAAAGAGGTTATTAATTCTCAATACGATTTAGCTGTATTGACTTTAGAAACTAATGTTACTGATGTTCCCCCTATTCCTATTGCGCCAAATATAGTTGAACTAGCAGATAGTGCTTCTTTATTAGGAAAAAAAGGAACTATTGTTGGCTATGGAAAATTTGGCAGTACCTCGGCAAATTCTGCTGGTGACGGTTCGCGCCGTGCTGCGGAGAACATTATTGATAGTGTTGAAAACGGATTAATTCGCTTTGATTATGATAGTCCTTATGAGTATCAACAAGATTTGGATACGGGAATAAATCATCCTAATTTGGATGGCTCTACGCCAGAATTGATACCCGTCCCCGATTCTTCACCAATTCCCATTCCTTTAGAAGGAGGAACTGGTCAAGGTGATAGTGGCGGTCCGTTGCTTGTTGCCTCGGATTTGGGAACTCCTGTTGTCGTGGGAGTTGCTAGTCAATTTATAGATACTGAGGTTATTATTTCTGCCTTATCAGGTTATGGATCGGTCTATGTATACTCAGCACTTAATGACCCAGCAACATTAGAATTTCTCGCTGCGGAAAATATAGTAAATCTAGAACCTGCCATTGCAACTAGTGCGGTTGTTGGTAGTGATTTTGAAGCTGTTGACACAGAGTTAAGTGGCAATGATATTTCAGCAACAATCCCTAATCTTGAATTCTCTGAAATTGATAGTAGTCCTTTAGAACAAGCTGATATTCTTATTGCTCAAGACGAGTTGAATTTAAGCCCAAATGATGACTCAATAGACTTTATCTAA